In the genome of Pelagibacterium nitratireducens, one region contains:
- the pgeF gene encoding peptidoglycan editing factor PgeF, which produces MHPPIEKSPAITEAPAVRHGFFGRRGGVSEGEFASLNASRSVGDDAANVVDNVHRAVMALKGGPIEVALAKQVHGTHVHVVDNGFRVGDRLEADAMVTTRSGIALGILTADCAPILLADPEAGIIGAAHAGWKGAVGGILANTVAAMEQLGASRANIIAAIGPAISAPNYEIGEEMADEIRAQFPDAADFIITEGWPRPHFDVPGLVLSQAKSLGIGTVESVGSCTYAHPDLYFSHRYATHNNTRAGRQIALIARG; this is translated from the coding sequence ATGCATCCGCCCATCGAAAAAAGCCCAGCAATCACCGAAGCGCCTGCTGTCCGTCACGGATTTTTCGGACGGCGCGGCGGGGTGTCTGAAGGCGAGTTCGCCTCGCTCAACGCCTCGCGCTCGGTTGGTGACGACGCGGCCAATGTCGTCGACAATGTTCATCGCGCCGTCATGGCCCTCAAGGGCGGCCCCATTGAAGTCGCTCTCGCCAAACAGGTTCATGGCACCCACGTCCATGTCGTCGACAATGGCTTCAGGGTTGGAGATCGTCTCGAAGCGGACGCTATGGTCACCACCCGGTCGGGCATCGCGCTGGGCATTTTAACTGCCGATTGCGCGCCCATTCTGCTTGCCGATCCCGAGGCAGGGATAATCGGCGCGGCCCATGCCGGCTGGAAAGGTGCCGTCGGCGGCATATTGGCCAATACCGTCGCCGCCATGGAACAGTTGGGGGCTTCGCGCGCCAACATCATCGCCGCCATCGGCCCGGCCATATCGGCCCCAAATTATGAGATCGGCGAGGAGATGGCCGACGAGATTCGCGCCCAGTTCCCCGACGCTGCCGATTTCATCATCACCGAGGGCTGGCCCCGGCCCCATTTCGACGTGCCCGGCCTCGTGCTCTCGCAGGCAAAATCGCTGGGCATCGGCACAGTCGAATCGGTCGGAAGCTGTACCTACGCCCATCCCGATCTCTACTTCTCCCACCGCTACGCGACCCACAACAACACACGCGCGGGGCGCCAGATTGCGCTCATTGCGAGGGGGTGA
- a CDS encoding class I SAM-dependent methyltransferase — protein sequence MAEPGLSLGDLIDMQIRQQGPMSLASYMGLCLTHPTRGYYRKADPLGTGGDFITAPEISQTFGEMIGAWIADLYLQMGSPEKFTLLELGPGRGTLLADALRVATRATGLAEALDLKLYETNPVLAAMQRERLSAHSPDWIEDVETLGASPLIIIANEFFDALPVRQFVRREGKWYERSVGLADGQRVFGLSPTPYQEALIGEAFASAEDGEVAEIGLAGQQFMGQLCRLLGPRGGALLTIDYGYAHTQPGETLQALARHAPVDPLAQPGAADLTTHVDFEALGRAGRMAGLTVHPIVTQGSFLTSLGLAERHSALATANPQKAASLASAFDRLTRADQMGELFKVLCAASPGLRPAGFPA from the coding sequence ATGGCTGAGCCGGGCCTCTCCCTGGGCGATCTGATCGACATGCAGATCCGCCAGCAAGGACCGATGTCGCTGGCGAGCTATATGGGCCTGTGCCTGACCCATCCCACACGCGGCTATTACCGCAAGGCCGACCCGCTCGGCACCGGCGGCGACTTCATCACCGCCCCCGAAATCAGCCAGACCTTTGGCGAAATGATCGGAGCGTGGATCGCCGATCTCTATCTCCAGATGGGCAGTCCGGAAAAATTCACGCTTCTCGAGCTCGGGCCCGGACGCGGAACGCTTCTTGCCGACGCCCTCCGCGTCGCAACCCGTGCCACCGGCCTCGCCGAAGCTCTCGACCTCAAACTCTATGAAACCAATCCGGTCCTCGCCGCCATGCAGCGCGAAAGGCTTTCGGCACATTCGCCCGACTGGATCGAGGACGTCGAAACCCTTGGCGCCTCTCCGCTCATCATCATCGCCAACGAATTCTTCGACGCGCTCCCGGTCCGCCAATTCGTCAGGCGCGAGGGCAAATGGTATGAACGCAGCGTCGGACTTGCCGATGGCCAGCGCGTCTTCGGTCTGTCGCCCACGCCTTATCAGGAAGCTCTGATCGGGGAGGCTTTCGCATCGGCGGAAGATGGCGAGGTCGCCGAAATCGGGCTGGCGGGGCAACAGTTCATGGGCCAGCTCTGCCGCCTTCTCGGCCCGCGTGGCGGTGCGTTGCTCACCATCGATTATGGCTACGCGCACACCCAACCCGGCGAAACCCTGCAGGCTCTTGCCCGCCATGCTCCCGTCGATCCCCTCGCGCAACCCGGCGCGGCCGATCTCACAACGCATGTGGATTTCGAAGCGCTGGGGCGCGCTGGGCGCATGGCTGGGTTGACGGTCCACCCCATTGTGACCCAGGGCAGTTTTCTTACATCATTGGGGCTGGCCGAGCGTCATTCAGCACTCGCCACGGCAAACCCGCAAAAGGCCGCCTCCCTCGCATCGGCCTTCGACCGGCTCACACGGGCCGATCAGATGGGTGAGCTGTTCAAGGTCCTGTGCGCTGCCAGCCCGGGACTGCGCCCAGCGGGGTTCCCCGCGTAG
- the lgt gene encoding prolipoprotein diacylglyceryl transferase, with the protein MIDPVAFAIGPIVIRWYALAYLAGIFLGVGYGMLLLRRKSLWVNGTPPMTPDELFDFTFWIVIGIIVGGRLGYVLFYDPLVFAANPGQIIALWDGGMSFHGGMLGLMVAMIVYLNRKKANILSGLDLLACCATIGLFLGRVANFINAELYGSVTTMPWGVIFPGGGDLPRHPSQLYEGLLEGVLLFLVIRYFTHVKLVLRRPGTAAGIFGVGYALSRIFVEFFRLPDSHIGYLAFGWLTMGMVLSLPILITGIALIVWSQKRRHG; encoded by the coding sequence ATGATCGATCCGGTCGCCTTTGCCATCGGGCCCATCGTCATCCGCTGGTATGCACTGGCCTACCTGGCCGGCATTTTCCTCGGCGTAGGATACGGCATGCTGCTGCTCAGGCGCAAATCGCTCTGGGTCAATGGCACTCCACCCATGACCCCCGACGAATTGTTCGACTTCACCTTCTGGATCGTCATCGGCATCATCGTCGGCGGACGGCTGGGCTACGTTCTGTTCTACGATCCTTTGGTCTTTGCCGCAAACCCCGGCCAGATCATTGCCCTCTGGGACGGCGGCATGAGCTTTCATGGCGGCATGCTGGGCCTGATGGTTGCCATGATCGTCTACCTCAATCGCAAGAAGGCCAACATCCTGTCAGGCCTGGACCTGCTCGCCTGCTGCGCCACCATCGGCCTGTTTCTCGGCCGGGTTGCCAATTTCATCAACGCCGAACTCTACGGCTCTGTCACCACAATGCCCTGGGGCGTGATCTTCCCCGGCGGCGGCGACCTGCCGCGCCACCCCAGCCAGCTCTATGAAGGCCTGCTCGAAGGCGTCCTCCTGTTCCTCGTCATCCGCTATTTCACCCACGTCAAACTGGTGCTGCGTCGCCCCGGCACCGCAGCAGGAATCTTCGGTGTCGGCTATGCGCTTTCGCGCATCTTCGTCGAATTCTTCCGCCTGCCCGACAGCCATATCGGCTATCTCGCCTTCGGCTGGCTGACCATGGGCATGGTTCTTTCGCTGCCTATCCTGATTACGGGCATTGCGTTGATTGTCTGGAGTCAAAAGCGTCGTCATGGCTGA
- a CDS encoding accessory factor UbiK family protein, with amino-acid sequence MSQGQKFFDDLGRLMNDAASVADGARREAETAIRGQMERVVNDLNLVKREDYDALRELVSIQGEEIEALRRELEAFKRRKKTT; translated from the coding sequence ATGTCGCAAGGACAAAAGTTTTTCGACGATCTGGGGCGGTTGATGAACGATGCCGCCTCGGTTGCCGATGGTGCGCGCCGCGAGGCGGAGACAGCCATCCGGGGCCAGATGGAGCGGGTCGTCAACGATCTCAACCTCGTCAAGCGCGAGGACTATGACGCATTGCGCGAACTGGTGAGCATCCAGGGCGAGGAAATCGAAGCCCTGCGCCGCGAACTCGAAGCATTCAAGCGCCGCAAGAAGACCACCTAA